One window from the genome of Natronomonas pharaonis DSM 2160 encodes:
- a CDS encoding pyruvoyl-dependent arginine decarboxylase translates to MGRIRIVWGTATAPTAMASYDAALAAANVHNYNLVAVSSVVPADADIEVAGTAPDLGPDGERLTVVEGRTTVPPEKDRSAAAALGWARDSDGPGIFYEVSGSDPDAVEKRLDAGLDAGLELREWDCDVTGRRVVHADADPDGYTTALVLAVYGDSDPLL, encoded by the coding sequence ATGGGTCGTATCCGTATCGTCTGGGGGACCGCAACCGCTCCGACAGCGATGGCGTCCTACGACGCCGCGCTCGCGGCGGCGAACGTCCACAACTACAATCTCGTCGCCGTCTCGTCAGTTGTGCCCGCAGACGCCGACATCGAAGTCGCCGGCACGGCCCCCGACCTCGGTCCGGACGGCGAGCGGCTGACCGTCGTGGAGGGGCGGACCACGGTCCCGCCCGAGAAAGACCGGTCGGCCGCTGCGGCGCTCGGCTGGGCGCGCGACAGCGACGGTCCCGGCATCTTCTATGAGGTTTCCGGCTCTGACCCCGACGCCGTCGAAAAGCGGCTCGATGCAGGACTCGACGCGGGGCTCGAACTCCGCGAGTGGGACTGCGATGTGACCGGCCGCCGGGTCGTACATGCCGATGCCGACCCCGACGGGTACACGACGGCGCTCGTGTTGGCCGTCTACGGGGACAGCGACCCGCTGCTGTGA